The window ACACGATCAGGAATCTGAGACACCGGCCGGGGCGTGCTGATGGGGTGGAGGCGCCGGAACGACTCTCGGGTGAGCGGGGCATCGGCAGTCATCACGCGATCATATGGAAGCACCACTCCAACAGAACAGTGGATTGCCTCCAAGAGCGGGTCTGTGTAGCGAACGGTGGAACTCAGTCGGTTTTGTTCAGCGGCGTCCGGCGGTGAGCCGGCCGTCGAAGGTGATGTCGAAGGCTTGGAGTGCGGCCTTCCAGCGCATGGTCCAGCGTTTGCGTCCGGTGCCGGTCGGGTCCAGGCTCATGACGGCCAGGTAGACGCACTTGAGAGCGGCCTGGTCGGTTGGGAAGTGTCCTCGGGCCCGGACGGCCTTGCGGATCCGCGCGTTGATGCTCTCGATCGCGTTCGTGGTGCAGACGATCTTGCGGATCTCCACGTCGAACCGGAGGAAGGGCACGAATTCAGCTCAGGCCGCCTTCCAGAGCCGGACGATCGCCGGATACTTCCCGCCCCAGGCGTCGGTGAACTCCACGAACCGCTCCAGCGCGGCCTCCTCGGTCGGCGCGGTGCAGACGGGCCTGAGCGCCTTCGCGATCTTCTCCCAGTCCTGCCGGGCCGCGTAGCGGAAGCTGTTCCTCAGCAGGTGAACGACACAGGTCTGGACGATCGTCGCAGGCCAGAGCGTGTTCACGGCGTCCGGGAGGCCGGTCAGGCCGTCGCAGACCAGCATCAGGACATCGGCCGCGCCGCGGTTCTTGATCTCGGTCAGGACCTGGAGCCAGTACTTCGCGCCCTCCCCGCCGTCGCCGATCCACAGACCCAGACTGTCCCGATGCCCCTCGGCGGTGACCGCCACCGCCATGTAGACAGGCCGGTTGGCGACCTGACCGTCCCTGACCTTCACGTTCACACAATCGATGAAGACGACCGGGTAGACGCTGTCCAGGGGACGGTTCTGCCATTCCGTCATGCCGGCCGTCACGCTGTCGGTGATCGTGGAGATGGTGGACTTGGAGATCTCCGCGCCGGACACCTCGGCGAGATGCGCGGAGATCTCCCCGTGCGTCAGCCCTTTCGCCGACAGCGACAGGACCATCTCGTCCACCCCGCCCAGACGCCGCTGCCGCTTCTTGACCAGTTGCGGCTCGAACGACCCGGCCCGGCCAGCGGCACCGCGATCCCGACCGGCCCCGACTCGGTGATCACCGTCTTGGACCGGTGCCCGTTGCGGTAGTTCTCCCGGCCGCCCTCGGCCCGCTCACCGGGCTCGTGCCCCAGACGATCGGGTGAGCTCGCCCTCCAGTGCGGACTCCAGCACCCGCTTCGTCAGCTGCTGCAGCAGGCCGCCCTCCCCGGTGAGCTTCACCCCACCGGCCTGAGCCCGGGCCACCAACTCGGCGACCAGCCCGTCATCCACGGCTCCCGCCCCACTCACAACGGCCTCCACGGCCCCGATGTCACTCGCCACGTCAGTCATCAACTGTCGCTTCCAGCTCGGGAGTTACACCGCTCACCGTACAGACCCCCACAAGGCGGTGATTTGGCTCTCGGCCAGGGCCTTGGTGCGGTCGGGCGGTGCCGGGCGCCGCTCGATGCCGATCGTCGGATCGCAGATGATCCAGCCCTGGCGCTGCCACCAGCCGATCGTCTTGCGCGTGATGGACAGCTCCCAGTTGACGGTGTCGGCGTCCATCTCGTCCGCCCGCGCCGCCGCCAGCTCGGCCAGCACCTCTGGCAGCGCCGGGTCGTCGATCGCGGCGACGGGAAAGACGGGCGGCTTCGCGCCCCGGCGGGCGGGCCCGGTCGGCGCCGGGGCGTCTCAGTTCTTCGTGTTCGCCAACTGTGAGTGGGCGACGGTGTCAGTTCATCGTGTCCACGGGTGCGAAGTTTCCCTGTGCGATCGGGCGGGAGGTTCTGGCACTCGTTTCCGAGCGGCGATTGCCCGGTGCGGTCGTGGTCAATGACGAGGTAGGGCCGACTCGCCAGCAGAATTCAGCGGGAGTTTGGAATCACTCGTTGGCCGGCGGGACGTCGGCAGGTCTCGGGTTCGCCGGATCGGGGAGAAGAGCAGGATCAGTGCGGCCAGCGGGACTCCCGCTGTCGTGATGGACATGGCGGTGCGGAGGCCGAGTGCGGTTCCGAGCACGCCGCCGAGCAGTGCTCCGATGGGGATCGCTCCATAGCTGAGGAATGCTGTGCTTGCGGTGAGACGGCCGAGGAGATCCGGCGGGCAGTAGCGTTGCTGGAAGCTCGCCTTGATGATGTTGCCGGCGACGACGCCCGCGGAGACGCTGAAGCCACCTGTCACAAAGAGCAGGACCCCGGCTCCGCCGACGGTCAGCGGGATGAGCAGACCGAGCATGGGAAGTCCCAGTTCGAACAGCAGTGTCGCGCGAGCCGTGCCGATCCGGTGAGCGACCCGGCGTGCGGCAAATGCCCCGGCCACGCCTCCGGCGCTAGTCGCCGCGATGAGTACGCCGACCGTCCCCGGCGCCAGGCCGACGCTCCGGACCAGGAAGACCACCTGGATTGACTGGTATCCCATAAGGGCAAGGTTGGAGGCGGCTCCGAAGAGTGTGAGCGTGCGAAACCAGGGGTCGACGGCGATCAGCCGCAGGCCTTCGCGGACTTCACTGACCAGTGACTTGGGGCGATGTTCGGTTCTGGTGACGCGTGGCTCGCGATGCCGGATGCCTGCGAGGCACAGAAGGGAGACGAGGAATGTCGCGGCGTTGGCGAACATCCCGTTCACCGCACCTGCCAACTGTGCGATCAGGCCGCCGGAACCGAGCCCGGCAATCTGCGCGGCGGACGCGCTGCCGTGCAGTTTGGCGTTGCCCTCGGGCTGGTCATCGGGTTCCACAATGCTGGGGAGATAGGCGCTGTAGGCGGTCTGGAAGAATACCGCTGCCGTGCCTGCCAGCAGGGCGACGGCCAGCAGTAGTCCGATACTCAGCCGCCCGGACCATGCGGTGACCGGGACGCTGGCGAAGAGTAAGAGGGAGAGCGCGGCGGCGGCCAGCATGATCGGTCTGCGGCGCAGCCGGTCCACCCAGACACCGACCGGGAGACCGATGATCAGCCAAGGGGCCCAGGCGGCGGCGCTCAGCAGGCCGACCTCGAAGGTGCTGGCGTGCAAGGTGGAGACGGCAACCAGCGGCATCGCCACCCCGGTGACGGACGCGCCGAACTTCCCGGCGGTCTCGCCGCACCACAGCAAGCGGAAATCGTGATGGCGGTGCAGGAGGCCACCGCGTATGCCACGGCTCATGCGGTGCCACGCTCCTTGCGGGGGAAGGACTGGAGCTGCACGACGACAGGGAGTGCGTCCGGGGCGGGCTCGGCGTTCGGAGCAGGGGTATGGCGGGCGATGACAGCCATCAGCTCCGCGTTGAGCGCCTCCAGCTGAATCGGGGTCATCCGCAGGTCGCTCCAGTCCGAGACGGTGCCGGCGCTCCGCCACGTGTCGTCCCAGTCCTCGCTGATGTAGTTCACGACCCGACTGAAGTGCTGCTGCAGCAGTTCGTGCAGGTAGACCGAGAGCGCGCCCCTGGTGTCGGGGTCGTCGCGGAAATCGGCAGTGTTCAGCTCGTTCGTGACGCCGACCCTTCTCCACCAGCGCTCGCGTTTCGTGCCCCGTCCGGTTTCCTCCTCGATGAAGCCGTGCTCGGCGAGGTGGCGCAAGTGCCAACTGATGGTGCCGGTGTTCTCCCCGAGGCGTTCGGCGAGCTTGGTGGAGGTGGCGGGGCCATCCAGGCTGAGCAGTTCGAAGATGTTCATCCGCAGCGGGTGGGCCAGCCCTCGCAGACTGCGTGCATCGAGGCGTCGGGCGGGCTTGGCGGGCTGTGGTGTGTGTTCGGGTTCGTCGGACATGCCAACAGGGTATGTTGCAGAGTCTTCTCTGCATAGGATTCTATGCAGAGAAGACTCTGCAGTGAGTCGCTGCCGCTATCGGAAAGTACAACGGTGCCTCCCGGACCTACGCCAGGATGGTTCAGGAGGTCATGCTGAGCTTCGGCAGCGTTCAGGCACGGCGACCGAGTCGATTGGCCCCACCTGAGCGGGGGTCGCCGTGGGTGTGTCGACCGCGGGTTCAACCGCCCGCGATCGTAATCGGGTCGCTGTCGTTCCGGGCTCGCTGATACATATGTGCGATGACAGGCGAGGACTCCGGTGAATCTCAAGCAGGGCAGTCGGGACTCATCGTGAGGGTTCCCGAGGCAGAACCTGCTGTTCGAGCGTGGCGTGACCGGCTGGACCTGTCAGCTCGTGCGGGTGTTCCGGCCCATGTCACCGTCCTGTTCCCGTTTCTCAACGAGAGCCGCATCGACGACGGTGCTCTCGCTGCCGTCGGAGAAGTGATCGGGCGTCACCGGCCCTTCGAGGCCCGGTTCGAGTACTGCGGGCGATTCCCGGGGATCTTGTATCTCGTCCCCGAACCGGACCTCCCGTTCCGCCGGCTGACCGAGGCGATCGCGGACCGGTGGCCGGAGACCCCACCGTTCGGCGGGCAGTTCGACGAGGTCCTCCCGCATCTGACCATCGCCCAGGGGCAAGGCGACGCCGTGCTGGAGGAGGCCGAGGCCGACCTTTGCGGCCGACTTCCCATCACTGCCCGCGTGTCGTCGGTCGATCTGATGGTCCACGACGGAACGAGGTGGCAGCAGCGAGCATCGTTCGCGCTCCGGTGATCCCTCTGTCGGTGAGCGGTCAGCCGCCGCTCTGCCGGGCTTGGCATGGTGCGTTTCGATGCTCCAGCGGTGCCTGCCCAGCCGCTGCCAGGACTCGACGCCCTTACGGGCGATGCGGTGCGTAATGCCGCGCTCGCGCAACCATCGCCGCAGGTGGGAGTAGGCATAGCGCTTGTCGTCGTGAAGCTTGCCCGGTCTGCGTCGCCGAGGTCCCCGGCGGGATCGGATTGGCGGTATGCCCTTCACGAGCAGGTCAGAGCCTGGTCGCTGGCGCCGAGGCCCGGGCCGCCCGGCAGCACAAAGACCGGGTCCTGGCCGAGGAGATCGGTCAGGTCCACGGCGAGTCCGGTGGCACCTACGGCTCCCCGCGCGTGACTCCGTCGAGGTTGGTTACAGCGGCCTACGGCACGTTTCCGGCGTATTCCGGTTGGCCCTTTACAAGACGCATTTCATTCGCGGGGCTGACGCCAGCGTGAAGCCGAGCTTGTCGTAGAGGCGCTTGCCCTCCGGGGTAGCACTCAGGTCCACGCGGTCGGCTTCAATGGACCTGGCCCAGCTGAGCACGTCGAGGACGAGCGCCGTCCCATAGCCGTGTCCGCGGTGTTCAGGCAGGGTGAGGAGGTTTGCAAGGCGCACCGTGCGCCCCTTCGTGCATTGGGGGTTGGGCACGCCGAGTTCAAGAGTGCCGATCGCTGTGGCGACGATGGCACCGTCAACCTCGATCACCGGGAAGCGTGCATTGTCGAGATCGTCCACGAAGCGAGCGAACCACTCGGCTGCGTGACCTCTCCACGACTCCTGCGTATCTGCGTCGTCGAACAACAGCTCCCAGAGATGGAGCAGTGCCACGCCATCGTGTGCGGTCGCGGCACGAAGGCGGCCGTTGCCCGTCATCGTCACGCCGCCATACTTGCACGCGGCGCAACCCCTCGATGCGGCGCCCATATGAGTGCTCAACCACCGCTGTTGTCGGCGCACTCTTCCTTCGGGCCGGGCCGGTACGTTTGAACGTCCCCAGTTGCTAGTGCCGCATCAGGCAACGTTCGCCCTGTTCACGACCTCGCGGAGGCGTTCGTCGGCGGCGTGCTTGTTCCGCCAGATGATGTAGCGGCGGATCATGCTTCCCTGCTCCTTGTGGCTGGCATGGTCGGTGCCGTCCAGTGCGAAGTAGCGCAGGGCGGTGAACTGGGCCTCGATCCGGTTGAGCCAGGAGCTGTTGGTCGGTGTGTAGGCGATCTCCACGTTGTTCGCCGCCGCCCATGTCGCGACCCGCTGGCAGCGCTTCGTTGACAGGTGCGGGGAGTAGTTGTCGCAGACGACCGCAATGCGCACGTCCATGGGATGCAGCGAGCGCAGGTAGCGGCAGAACTCCAGGAACTTCGACCTGTTCTTGGTCTTCTTGACGTGCCCGTAGAGCTGGTCCTTGGCCAGGTCGTAGGCGGCGAACAGGTGCCGGACCCCGTGCGGGCGGGTGTAGGTCGCCCGACGGCGGGCCGGGGCGCGCGGTCCGGGTCCTTGTGCCGGCCGCCCCGTTCGGCCCACTGCCGGCCGGGATGGGGCTGCAGGTTGAGCGGCCCGAACTCGTCCATGCAGAAGACGACTTCGGGCTCGCCGTCCTCGGCTATGACCTCGCCGTCAGCGATCGCGTAGAGATGCTCGACGCGGGCCTTCTTGGCCGCGTAGTCCGGGTCGCGTGAGGTCTTCCAGGTCTTCACGCGTTGAAACGAGACGCCCTCCTCGCGGAGCAGGACCCGAAGGCCCTCGTGGCTGATGTCGTCGACCACCCCCTCAGCGACCAGGAAGTCGGCCAGTTTGGCCAGGCTCCAGGTCGAGAACGGCAGGCCGTGCTCGGCCGGCCTGGACCTGGCGATCTTCTTGATCTCCCGGCGTTCCGGGAGGGTGAAGGTTCTGGGCCTGCCGCCCTTGTACTTCGGGTAGAGCGCCTCGAAGCCGTCCGCGTTGAAGTTGTGGATCACATCCCGGACCCGGTCCGCGCTGGTGAACGTCACCTCGGCAATCTTCGCCACAGGCATGCTCTGCGCGGATAACAGCACCATCTGGGCCCGCCGCCAGGTCACCACCGAACCGGTACCCCTGCGGATGATCCGCAGCAGCCGCCTGCCCTCGTCGTCATCAATCTCCCGGACCTTCACCCGTTCAGCCACGTCATCATTCTGGCCGTCCGATGCCGCCCGACGCAGCAACCGAGCGCTGCGCCACGGCAGGGCGAACGTTGCCTGATGCGGCACTAGGACGCGGCGGGGGACGGAAGCGCTGGTCGGCCTGGGACCGCAAGAGCGCCGGACGGGCATCGATGATCTTCTCCAGCAGCTGCGTATGCCGCAGATGGGCCCGGCCCAGCAGCCGCAGGACCCGCTCACAGGTACTGGCTGTGTCACTTCGTTGGGGAGTCATTTGGAGGTGCTTTCGGGAGTCACCTCGCGGGGCTCAGCAAGATCAATGTCAGCGAGTTTTGGGCTCTGGCACAGATCTTGGGGAGCGGTCGCGGAGTGTCACAAGGCAGATCGCTTCGCGGCTGTGATCACACCTGCTCTTGGTAGACACGGACTTCCTGGGGGTGGAAGTTGCGGACGATCGGCCAGAATTCCTGGCGGCCAAGGCTGTCGGCCCAGGCGTCGAGTTCGTCGTCCGTGTCGTGGAAGAACCAGGTCTCGAAGTGCCCCAGCGCCCGAAGTTGGGGGACGGGCTCGTATCGAAGTTCGCAGTGGAGCTGGATGTAATGATCATGCTCGCCGGAAGAGTCGTTGATCTCGAACTGCCGGGCCAGGTCCAGCGTGAAGACGGGCGGTCCCTCGAAGGCGTGAGTCCCGTACTGGAAGAGAAGGCCATCAGCGTCTGGCGTGTCCGCGGTGTCGAAGCGCTGGGAGCCGAAGCGCACGAACCTGAGCCACACCTCGTTCAAGTCCAGTTCGGCGAGGGGCTGCTGTCCACGGCTCAGCTCATGTTGAAGTTGCTCCTCGGCCCGGTCTATGGGCG is drawn from Streptomyces bottropensis ATCC 25435 and contains these coding sequences:
- a CDS encoding MFS transporter; translated protein: MSRGIRGGLLHRHHDFRLLWCGETAGKFGASVTGVAMPLVAVSTLHASTFEVGLLSAAAWAPWLIIGLPVGVWVDRLRRRPIMLAAAALSLLLFASVPVTAWSGRLSIGLLLAVALLAGTAAVFFQTAYSAYLPSIVEPDDQPEGNAKLHGSASAAQIAGLGSGGLIAQLAGAVNGMFANAATFLVSLLCLAGIRHREPRVTRTEHRPKSLVSEVREGLRLIAVDPWFRTLTLFGAASNLALMGYQSIQVVFLVRSVGLAPGTVGVLIAATSAGGVAGAFAARRVAHRIGTARATLLFELGLPMLGLLIPLTVGGAGVLLFVTGGFSVSAGVVAGNIIKASFQQRYCPPDLLGRLTASTAFLSYGAIPIGALLGGVLGTALGLRTAMSITTAGVPLAALILLFSPIRRTRDLPTSRRPTSDSKLPLNSAGESALPRH
- a CDS encoding ArsR/SmtB family transcription factor, translated to MSDEPEHTPQPAKPARRLDARSLRGLAHPLRMNIFELLSLDGPATSTKLAERLGENTGTISWHLRHLAEHGFIEEETGRGTKRERWWRRVGVTNELNTADFRDDPDTRGALSVYLHELLQQHFSRVVNYISEDWDDTWRSAGTVSDWSDLRMTPIQLEALNAELMAVIARHTPAPNAEPAPDALPVVVQLQSFPRKERGTA
- a CDS encoding 2'-5' RNA ligase family protein; amino-acid sequence: MTGEDSGESQAGQSGLIVRVPEAEPAVRAWRDRLDLSARAGVPAHVTVLFPFLNESRIDDGALAAVGEVIGRHRPFEARFEYCGRFPGILYLVPEPDLPFRRLTEAIADRWPETPPFGGQFDEVLPHLTIAQGQGDAVLEEAEADLCGRLPITARVSSVDLMVHDGTRWQQRASFALR
- a CDS encoding GNAT family N-acetyltransferase; its protein translation is MTGNGRLRAATAHDGVALLHLWELLFDDADTQESWRGHAAEWFARFVDDLDNARFPVIEVDGAIVATAIGTLELGVPNPQCTKGRTVRLANLLTLPEHRGHGYGTALVLDVLSWARSIEADRVDLSATPEGKRLYDKLGFTLASAPRMKCVL